A region from the Deltaproteobacteria bacterium genome encodes:
- a CDS encoding NAD-dependent epimerase/dehydratase family protein, whose translation MTTTDTPHETVCVTGASGFIGTHVVRTLLERGHRVRATVRDPADDAKTAHLRALPGADERLELRGADLLVPGSFDDAIAGCASVFHVATAVFLHARDPQRDIIDPAVKGTENVLRAIERAGTVKRVGLTSSIAAIQSTERRPGHVYTEADWNEDATVKTNPYGLGKTIAEKTAWAASERLGFPLMVVNPVLVLGPVYARVHMRSSPSALKSIVSGQYPGCPKLSFGIVDVRDVAEALVRGVERGVSGRFILHAESLWMRDIALRLAPRYPQLRIRTWPLPNAVMYLAPLFEKRVSLDYLRRNLGRMDRIDNSKVQRELGLALRPVDQTLFDTVDSFLAHGFVRPRR comes from the coding sequence ATGACCACGACCGACACGCCTCACGAGACCGTCTGTGTGACCGGCGCCAGCGGCTTCATCGGGACGCACGTCGTGCGCACGCTGCTCGAACGAGGCCATCGGGTGCGGGCGACCGTCCGCGACCCGGCCGACGACGCCAAGACCGCGCATCTGCGCGCGTTGCCTGGCGCGGACGAGCGACTCGAGCTGCGCGGCGCCGACCTGCTCGTGCCGGGCAGCTTCGACGACGCCATTGCCGGCTGCGCCTCGGTGTTTCACGTGGCGACCGCGGTGTTCCTCCACGCGCGCGACCCGCAGCGCGACATCATCGACCCGGCCGTCAAGGGAACGGAAAACGTACTCCGCGCGATCGAGCGCGCGGGCACCGTCAAGCGCGTCGGGCTCACGTCGTCGATCGCGGCGATCCAGTCGACTGAGCGCCGGCCGGGACACGTGTACACCGAAGCCGACTGGAACGAGGACGCCACGGTCAAGACGAACCCCTACGGACTCGGCAAGACGATCGCGGAGAAGACGGCCTGGGCCGCGTCCGAGCGCCTCGGGTTTCCGCTCATGGTGGTCAACCCGGTGCTCGTGCTCGGACCGGTGTACGCGCGCGTCCACATGCGGTCGAGCCCGTCGGCGCTCAAATCGATCGTGTCCGGCCAGTATCCGGGCTGCCCCAAGCTGTCGTTCGGCATCGTCGACGTGCGCGACGTGGCCGAAGCGCTCGTCCGCGGCGTCGAGCGCGGCGTGTCCGGCCGGTTCATTTTGCACGCCGAGTCGCTGTGGATGCGCGACATCGCGCTGCGGCTCGCACCGCGGTACCCGCAACTGCGGATCCGGACGTGGCCGCTGCCGAACGCGGTCATGTACCTGGCGCCCCTGTTCGAGAAGCGCGTGTCGCTGGACTACTTGCGGCGCAACCTCGGGCGCATGGACCGCATCGACAACAGCAAGGTCCAGCGGGAACTCGGGCTCGCGTTGCGGCCCGTCGACCAGACGCTGTTCGATACGGTGGACTCGTTCCTCGCGCACGGCTTCGTGCGGCCCAGACGCTGA